TCCGCTTCGGATGAATTGGCCCGCTTCTCCGCCGAAACCGCCCGTGCGCTCGAAGCCGAGCCCGACCTCCTCACTGACGAGGACCTCCAACTCACCCTGTTCCTGCTCTACGGGCTGCATTACGGCGACACCGTCGACGCCGACGACGAGTGGGAGTGGAACCCCGACCTGCTGCGCACCCGGCGCACCATCGAGCGCGCGTTCGAGCGGCAACTGCGCGACCGCATCCCGCTCGGCGACCTGCCCGAGCCGACCGCCGACGCCGTCGCGGCCTACCTGTTCGACCTCACCTCCGAGGACGCCGGCCCGAGCCTCTCCCGCTTCCTCGCCAAGAAGGCGACCGAGGAGCAGGCGAAGGAGTTCGTCATCCACCGCTCCATCTACACGCGTAAAGAGGCGGACCCGCACTCGTGGGCCATCCCGCGCCTCACCGGGCGGCCGAAGGCGGCTCTGGTCGAGGTGCAGTCGGACGAGTACGGCGCCGGGCGGCCGGAGCGCATCCACGCGGAGATCTTCGGGCAGACCATGCGCAACCTCGGCCTCGACGACGCGTACGGCGCGTACATCGACCAGGTGCCCGCGATCACGCTCGCCTCGTTCACGATGATGTCCATGTTCGGCCTCAACCGCAGCCTGCGCGGCGCGATCACCGGCCACCTGGCCGCGTTCGAGATGACCTCGTCCATCCCGAACCGGTTCTACGGCAACGGGTTCCGGCGGCTCGGCCACGGCGAGGACGTCACCTGGTACTACGACGAGCACGTCGAGGCGGATGCGGTGCACGAGCAGATCGCGGGCCGCGACCTCGCGGGAGGCCTGGCCGAGCAGCATCCCGAGCTGCTGCCCGACATCGTCTTCGGCGCGGCCGCCTGCCTCTACGTGGACGGCCTTGCGGGCCTGCACATGCTGGAGAGCTTCGAAGCGGGCCGCAGCTCGCTGCGTGAGCCGGCGGGAGTCCCGGCATGAGCGCGCACGAGGAGCAGCCGGTCATCGTCGCCTGCCCGGACGGCCCGCTGCTGGTGCGCGGGCACATCGAGCTCACCGCCCCCGATGGCACCCCGATCGAGCAGCACCGCCGCACGGTCGCGCTGTGCCGGTGCGGCGTGTCCGCGATCAAGCCGTTCTGCGACGGCAGCCACAAGGCCATCCACTTCCGCACGGACATCTGACCGCGCACCCACCACCGATCGAGAGAAGGAGCGGACATGTCCGACCCCCAGCACACCGAAGGCGACCGCCACGACGAGAACACCGAGGCGGAGCAGCAGATCATCGACAAGCCCTCGCAGGCGGAAGGCGACGAGGGCGACAGCGACAACGGCTGAGGGGGCGGCGTGACGACGGACCCCCTCACCAGCGGTGCGATCGCCTCCGCACTCGGCGCAAAGGCCGTCCGTGTGGAAGAGTTGCACCTCGACGGAGAGCCGGAGGAGGCACGCAGGTGAGCGACGGTCTGGACGCCGACCCGACGGACGGCCGCAACGAGACCGCCGAGCAGCGCGCCGACCGCAACTGGAACGAGCTGCTGCAGGAGTTCCGCGTCTTCCAGACGGGGACCCAGATCCTCGCGGCGTTCCTGCTGACGCTGCCGTTCCAGCAGCGCTTCACCCAGCTTCCGCCGTTCGACGTGGGCGTCTACCTGGTGCTCGTCTTCCTCTCGGTGATCGCCACCCTGTTCGCTCTAGCGCCGGTCGCGCTGCACCGGATGCTGTTCCGCCAGCGCGCGAAGCCAGAGCTCGTGGGGCTCGCCAGCAAGATCCTGATCGTGTGCCTGGCCGCCGCGTCCCTTCTGTTCACCGGGATCGTGCTCTTCATCGTCGACTTCGTGCTCGCCCCGCCGGCCGGCTTCACCGCCGCGGCCTGCGTGTTCGTGCTGCTGCTCATCATCTGGGTGGTGCTGCCCCTGTTCATCCGGCACCAGCGCCGCCGCCGCGGCCCCGTCGGCTGATCCCGGCATGTTCGCAGAACCACACATCCCGCGCCGCCCGCGTCTGCGAGAGCGCAAAGGAACCGTCGCGGGGATTGAATCACCCATGCGCTGAGCCGACAGTGGCGGCATGGACCAGCCAACGACGGTGTCGGCCAACGACCGTTCCCGCATCCAGGACATCTGGGGAGCACGCACCCCCTTCGCCCAGGGTGCCTTCTGGCCGGAGCGCCCCGATCTCATGCTGCAGGAAGGCCTCACCGAGGCCGACGTCGACTCGTGGGTGCGCAGCGCCTGCGTCCTGTGCAGCAACGGCTGCGGCTGCGACATCGCCGTCAAGGACGGCCGCATGGTCGGCATCCGCGGCCGCACGGACGACCCCATCAACCGCGGCCGGCTCGGGCCGAAGGGCCTTTATGCCAGCTGGGAGGGGATGCGCGGTCGCGACCGGCTGACGCATCCACTCGTCCGCCGCGACGGCGAACTGGTGCAGGCGACGTGGGACGAGGCGATGGACGCCATCGTCCGGCGCAGTCGCGCGCTCCTTGACGAGATCGGTCCGTTGAGCCACGGTTTCTACACCTCCGGACAGCTGTTCCTGGAGGAGTACTACGCGCTCGGCGTGATCGGCAAAGCCGGGATCGGGACGCCGCACATGGACGGCAATACCCGTCTCTGCACGGCGACCGCCGCGACCGCGATGAAGGAGACGTTCGGCGCCGACGGACAGCCCGGATGCTACGAGGACATCGACGAGTGCGACGCGATGTTCCTCTGGGGTCACAACCTCGCGGCCACCCAGACGGTCGCCTGGTCGCGCGTGCTCGACCGTCTCGCCGGGCCGAACCCGCCGCGTCTCGTGGTCGTCGACCCCCGGCGTACGGCGACAGCCGAGAAGGCGGAGGTGCACCTGGCGATCCGCCCGGGCACGAACCTCGCATTGCTGCTCTGCCTCGAGCGCGAACTCATCGAGAACGACTGGATCGACGAGGACTACGTCGCCGCGCACACGCTGGGACTCGACGAGCTGAAGGCGCAGGCCGGGCAGTGGACGCCCGAACGCGCCGCCGAGGTGTGCGGCGTGGCCGCGGAGGACATCCGCCGGGCTGCCCGCATCTTCGCGGAGTCGCCGCGCGTGCTCTCCACCGTGCTGCAGGGCTTCTACCAGGCGCCCCAGGCGACCGCATCCGCATGCCAGGTCAACAACCTGCACCTGCTGCGCGGGATGCTCGGCAGGCCCGGCGCAGGCATCCTGCAGATGAACGGCCAGCCGACGGCGCAGAACAACCGCGAGTGCGGCGCCGACGGCGACCTCCCCGGTTTCCGCAACTGGGAGAACGAGGAGCACGTCAGGCAGCTGGCCGAGCTGTGGGGCGTCGACCCGCTGGTCATCCCGCACTGGGCTCCCCCGACCCACGCGATGCAGTTGTTCCGGTACGTCGAGCAGGGTTCGATCCCGTTCCTCTGGGTGTCGGCGACCAACCCGGCGGTGTCGCTCCCCCAGCTGCCGCGCATCCGCGAGATCCTCGCCAAGCCGGACCTCTTCCTCGTCGTGCAGGACCTCTACCTCACCGAGACCGCCGAACTCGCCGACGTCGTGCTCCCCGCGGCTGGGTGGGGCGAGAAGACCGGGACCTTCACGAACGCGACCCGCACCGTCCACCTCTCCGAGAAGGCGGTCGAAGCGCCGGGGGAGGCGCGGGCCGACCTCGACATCTTCCTCGACTACGCGAAGCGGATGGACTTCCGCCGGAACGACGGCACCCCGCTCATCGCGTGGCGCGGCCCCGAGGACGTCTACGCGGCATGGCAGGAGTGCTCGCGCGGTCGGCCCTGCGACTACACCGGGATCTCGTACGACGACCTGCGGCGGGAGTCGGGCATCCATTGGCCGAGGCGGGAAGGGGAGACGGAGAGCGTCCTGCGCCTGTACGCCGACGCAGACTTCCCGTCCCACCCCGACTACTGCGAGAGCTACGGCCACGACCTGCTCACCGGGGCCGCGGTGGGCAAGGAGGCGTTCACCGCGCTGCGCCCGGACGGTCGCGCGCTGCTCAAGTCCGCCCCCTACAACGGACCGCATGAGCTGCCCGACCTGGACTACCCGCTGCAGTTCACCACCGGGCGCAGCGTGTACCACTTCCACACCCGCACCAAGACCGGCCGCAGCCCCGAACTCGAGGAGGCCGCTCCGAACGTCTGGGTGGAGCTGGCGGCTCAGGATGCCGAGCAGCGCGGAATCGGCGAGGGTGACCTCGTCGAGGTGGTGTCGCGACGCGGACGGCTTGTCGCCCCCGCGCGCATCGGCCGACCCCGCAGCGGCACGGTGTTCGCGCCGTTCCATTACGGATACTGGGATGCGCCGCCCGGCGCGGTGGATCGCCGCCCGACCGCGGCGAACGAGCTGACCGCCACCGAGTGGGACCCGGTCTCGAAGCAGCCGGTGTTCAAGTCGGCCGCCGTCGAGGTCCGCAAGCTGGAGCCGGCTGGGGGTGACTCGTGAAGTTCCCCGTGTACCTCGCGCTCCTGGCCGAGTCGGAGTCGACGCTGGCCCGCTCGTTCCGGCAGGTGGCCGACGCCCACGGCGACGAGCCGGACGTGCGCCTCCTCTGCCTCACCCTCGCGAAGCAGTGCGAGAGTCACCGCGAGAAGCTCGATCCCGTCATCGAGCGGTACGGGTCGACGACCGTGGACGACGAGCCGGAACGCCTGCACGCCGACGCCATCGAGGAGCCTCGCTCGGGGCCGCTCGGCCTGCTCCGCGACCTGCAAGACCTCTACCTGCTCGCCAGCCTCACCGACGTCACCTGGACGATGGTGAAGCAGGCCGCGCAGGCGCTGCAGGATGCGGACCTCCTCGACATCATCCAGGACTGCGAGCACGAGACCTCCGTGCAGCTGAGCTGGCTGATGACCCGGATGAAGCAGGCCGCACCCCAAGCCCTGATCGCGGCGCGGTGATGGCGCCATGAAGCCGTCACTGCTGTCGCGCGTGACCACCCGGGCCGGCGAGGCGGGTGCCGGCGTCTACACGGCGGTGCTGTCGCTCATCCTGCTCGCCGCCTCCGGCGCCATCGGCCTGCTCCTCAGTTCGCCCTGGCTGTTCCCGAGCCTCGGGCCGACGGTGATGCTGATCTTCGGCGCACCGTCGGAGCCGTCCTCGCGACCGGTCAACGCGGTCGTGGGCCACGCGGTCGCCATCGTTGCCGGGGTCGCCTGTCTCTTCCTGTTCGGGATGAACGGGAAGCCGTCCGCACCGTCGGCCGGGCTCACGCTCGGCTACGTGCTCGCGGGCGCGCTGTCCGTCGCGCTCACGGCGTTCGTGCTGCATCTGCTGAAGCTGTCGCATCCACCCGCCGGGGCGACGACGCTGATCGTCAGCCTGGGCGTGATCGCCACGCCGTCCGGGATCCTGTCGATGGCCGCCGCCCTCGCCTTCACGATCATCGTGGGGTGGGGGATCAACTGGGCTCTGGGCGAGCGGCCCCCGGAGGCCGTCCGATGACGTTCATCGCAGCGGTGATCGTGGTGGCGGGCGGCCGATCCACCCGGTTCGGCGCCGACAAGCTCCGTCACCGCATCGACGGTCGCACGCTGCTCCAACGGACGGTGGATGCGGCCGCTGCCGTCGGCGACGTGGTCCTGGTGTCGGCTGCCGACGAGATTCCGGCCGGAGTGTCCGTCGCAGTGTCGGAGAGTCCGCGCTGGGGCGGCCCGTGTGCGGCGATCGCGGCGGGAGTGGATGCGGCAGGTGTGGTGGATGCTGCGGCCGATGCGCTGATCCTGCCCGCGGACCTGGCCGACCCGTGGTCGACCGTCGCCGCACTGACCGGGATCGACCAGGGCGTCCTGACCGACGCCGACGGGCATCCCCAGTGGCTCTCTGCGCGGGCTCCGCTCGCGGCATTGACCGCGCGCGTGGCCGAGCTGCGGCGCGGCCGGGCCACGCTGGCCGGGCTGTCGGCGCGCGACCTGCTCGGCGGCATCCGCGGGCGTCACCGCGTCTCCGGATTCGTCTGCGCCGATATCGACACCCCCGACGACCTGCCCGCTTTTCCCGCCGTGCCTGAGAAGGAGCCCGTCCATGGAACCGTCTGAGCTCGACGCCTGGGCCGAGGAGGCCGCCGCCGTGGTCGGCACGCGCCTCGAGCCCGGCGACGTCGCTGCCGTGCTCGACCTGGCGCGGGACGCCGCGCACGGCATCGCCCGGCCGGCCGCGCCGCTCACCACGTTCATCGCCGGCATCGCGGTCGGCCGCGGCCAGCCGCTCGCCGAAGCGGTCGCCGCACTCGCCGCCGCGATCGACAAGCGCTCCGCATGACCTCGTGGCGGGAGGCGCGCGGTCTCGCCGAGCAGGTGGGCCGGGGGTCGCCGACGCGCGTGCTGACCGTCCCGGTGGCGCGCGCGGCCGCCCTGGCCGTTGCCGCGGAGGTCCGGTCCGCCCGCTCGCTGCCGCCCTTCGACAACTCCGCGATGGACGGCTGGGCCGTCGCCGGCGATGGACCCTGGCGGGTGGGCGAGCCGGTGCTGGCGGGCAGCATCCCGCCGGTCCTTCCGCTCGTGCCAGGGGAGGCCCGCCCGGTCGCGACCGGAGCGCCCGTGCCGCCCGGCACGCTCACGGTGCTGAGGAGCGAGGATGCCGCGCCCGGCCTCGGCGGCGACGGCGGCCTGGTCGATGTAGTGACCCCGCCCTGCCCCGGCCGCGACATCCGCCGTTCCGGAGAGGAGGCCGAGCCCGGCGACGTGCTCCTCACGGCCGGCGCCGTGCTCTCGCCGCCGGCACTCGGGCTCCTTGCCGCGGCGGGCGTCGAAAAGGTCGACATCGCGTCTCCGCCCCTCGTGACGTTCGTTGCAATCGGCGACGAACTGGCGGGAGTCGCACCCGGTCCGGGCCAGCTCACCGACAGCCTGAGCCCGATGATGCCGTCCCTCTTCGCAGCGCTCGGCGGGCGCTGCGCCACGACCGCGCGCGCTCTCGACCGCCCCGCGGACGTGGCCGCCGCGATCCGGCGAGCACGCACGGCTACCGTGATCACCTCGGGCGGAACCGCGCACGGCCCGGCCGACCCGCTGCGCGACGCGCTCGACCGGCTCGGAGCGCGCATCCTGCTCGATGGGATGGACCTGCGACCGGGCGGCTCGCTCCTGCTCGCGGAACTCGGCGACGGGCGTCACGTACTGTCGCTGCCGGGCAATCCGCTCGCCGCGGTGGTGGCGCTGATCGTGGTCGGCTGGCCGTTGCTGCAGGGCCGCCTCGGGCGGTCCGCGCCCGCGCCGACCGCGTGCGCTCTGCCGCCGCGTCTAGACGTCGACGACCGCCAGCGCGCGGTGGCATGCATTCTGGAGGACGGGATGCTCGCTCCGGTCGCGCATCAACGGTCCGGGATGCTGCGCGGCGTCTCGATCGCGACGCATCTCGTGCTCACCGGCGGCGGGCGTGCCGAGCAGCTGCGGCTGCCCTGGTCCTGAACGCGCCGGACGGGCGCGCCCGGTTCGGGCGCGCCCGGTCCGGGCGCGCCCGTCCCGGTAGGTGCTACGGGGTGGGCATCCCGCCGGTCACGGCCAGCGTCTCGCCCATGACGTAGCTCGACTCGGGCGACGCGAGGAAGACGTACGCCGGCGCCAGCTCGGCCGGCTGGCCGGGACGGCCGATCGGCGTCTCCTGGCCGAACTCGGGGATCGCGTCGGGCAGCTGGCCCTTGCTGACCTGCAGCGGCGTCCAGATCGGCCCGGGAGCCACCGCGTTGACGCGGATGCCCTTGGGCGCGAGCTGCTGCGCAAGGGCCTTCGTGAACGCGTTGATCGCGGCCTTGGTCGTCGCGTACTCGACCAGCTGCTCGCCCGGCTGGTACGCCTGGATCGATGTCGTGTTGATGATCGTGGCTCCGGCGGGCAGGTGCGGCAGGGCCGCGCGGGTCAGCCAGAACATCGCATAGATGTTCGTCTTCATCGTGTGGTCGAACTGATCGTCCGGGACGTCCGTCAGGCTCTCGGTGGCGACCTGCTTGCCGGCGTTGTTGACGAGGATGTCGATCCCGCCCAGCTCGTCGAGCGCACGGCGGACGATCTCGTCGCTGAACTCGCGGTCCTTCAGGTCGCCGGGGATCGTCACGGCGGTGCGTCCCGCGTCACGGACGAGGCCGGCGATGCGCTGCGCATCCTCCTCCTCGTCGGGCAGGTAGACGAGCGCTACGTCGGCGCCCTCGCGGGCGAAGGCGATCGCCGTGGCGGCGCCGATGCCCGAGTCGCCGCCGGTCACGATCGCCTTGCGGCCGGTGAGACGACCATTGCCGACGTAGCTGTCCTCGCCGAGGTCGGCGCGCGGGTCGAGGTCGCTCTCCAGTCCGGGCTCGGGAACCTGCTTCGCCTCGGGGGAGAAGCTCGGGTAGCGGTCAACAGGGTTGTCGAAGGTGTACTGGTTTTCAGGCATGCCTCCACGCAATCACCCTTCCCGCGTGCGTCCAGGGGGCTGCATCCCTCCGCTCCCCGGGGTACGACCCCGCCCTCCGGCCTGCCCCTCCCGCCCCCTCCCCGCCGAGTGGTGACATCTGGTCACCACTCGACGCGGATAGGCGCAACTACTCACCACTCGACGCGGCTGGGAGAGGTGGAGCCGCGCGACTCGCTTGCGTGACCGCGCCGCGTGTGTCAGCATTGAGACGAATTGATACCGGTACCAAAACGGATCGGTGGAGGGAGACACATGCTGGGCTTCAACGAAGAGGAATTCCTGGAGCAGGTGCGGAGCACCGTCGCGCTCCGGTCGCAGATCGAGGAGCTGGCCGAGCGCGTGAGCGCAGGCCGCTGGAAAAACATCTACTTCATCGGCGCGGGCGGCACGTACGCCGCTGCGCTGCCCTACGAGCGCTTCTTCCAGACGCGCTCCGCGTTCCCGGTGCGCGCCGTCATCGGCAAGGAGTTCGTCCTCGCGCCCGACCCCCAGTTCGGACCGGACTCGGTCGCGATCTTCGCCTCGGTGTCCGGTACGACCGAGGACATCCTGGAGTGCGTCGAGTTCGCCCGCGAGAAGGGCGCGCTGACGGTGGGCTTCACCGGCCAGGCCGACAGCCCGATCGCGTCCGCGGTGGATGAGGTGCTCCTGTCCGCGCCGAAGGCGTGGCCGTTCGACGTGCAGTTCCTCACCTTCGGCGCCAAGCTCCTCTCGCTGCGCGGCGAGTTCGAGGGCTACGACCGCCTGGTCAAGGACCTCGAGGCGATCCCCGAGGCGCTCATCGCCGTCACGAAGCAGGCCGACCCGATCGGCAAGGCATTCGCCGAGAAGCACGCCGAGAACGACTATCACTTCCTGACCGGATCCGGCCAGCTGTGGGGCTTCACCTACCTGTACTCGATGTGCATCCTCGAGGAGATGCAGTGGCTGACCACGACGCGTGTCCACGCGGCCGAGTTCTTCCACGGCTCCCTCGAGCTCATCGAGAAGGACACGAGCATCATCGTGTTCGCCGGCGAGGACGAGACCCGTCCGCTCACCGACCGTGTGATCGCCTTCTCGAAGGAGTACAGCGACGACGTCACCGTCATCGACACCAAGGACTACGAGCTCCCGGGCGTGAGCGACGAGTTCCGCGGACTGCTGGCGCCGATCGTGGTGGATGCGGTCGTCGACCGCTTCAGCAAGCACCTCGCGCACGTGCGCGACCACTCGCTCGACCTGCGTCGCTACTACCGCGTCGTGGCGTACTGAGCGGCCACCGATGAGCACGGTGCGCGTCCTCGGTCTCGGGGACAACATCGTCGACCGGTTCGTCGACCGCGGGGTCGAGTATCCGGGAGGGAACGCCGTGAATGTCGCGGTGTTCGCCCGGCAGCTCGGCGCCGAGGCCGCGTACCTGGGGGTGTTCGGCGACGATGAGCAGGGGCGCTTCGTGCGGCAGGCCATCGAGGACTGCGGGGTCGACACCTCGCGGTCCTCGGTGCGCCCGGGCCCGAACGGCGTGACCGAGATCGAGACGGTCGACGGCGAGCGGCGGTTCCTGGGGTGGAACCACGGTGGGGTCACACTGAGCGATCCGGTGCGTTTGGGTGCAGAGGATCTCCGCTACGCAGCAGGCTTCTCGCTCATCCACTCGAGCGCCTACTCGGGCATCATCCCCGAGCTGCCGAAGCTCGCATCGACGCGGACGCTGCGCTCATACGATTTCTCGTCCGAGCCGGAGTACCGCACGTCCGAGTATCTGGATGCGGTGGGCCCGTGGATCGACCTGGCACTCGTATCGCTCGGCGAGCTGTCGCGCACGGACACCTGGGCGGAGCTGCGGCGCATCGCGTCCCACGGCCCGTCGATCGTCTTGGGGACCCAGGGGGATGACGGCGCCGTGCTGTTCGACGGCGACGCGTATTACTACTCCGACGCGGCTCCGGTTCCGGGCCCGTTCGTGGACACGATGGGATGCGGCGACGCCTACGTCAGCGCGTTCGTGGTTGAATTGCTGCGGTCCGGCTGGCGCAGGAATGCGCGACCGGGTGGCGCAGCGCTGCACCGTTCGATGCGGCGCGCGGCGCAGTTCGCCGCGCGGCAGTGCACGGTCGAGGGCGCGTTCGGACACGGGCGCGCGGTCGACGAGTCTGCGCGGACGGTCGGCTCGCTTCCGCCCGTGGCTGCGGGCGACGTGGGCTGAGGGCGTGAGCCGCCCCGGATCAGGAAGGGGTGGCGATGTCCACGGAGCGCGACCACCGCATTCCCTCGCCGACGATCTCGGAGGTGGCGGCGGCGGCCGGTGTCGGCCGCGCGACCGTCGCACGGACGCTCGGCGGCTACGGCTCGGTGAGCCCGAAGACGCGGGATCGCATCCTCGCCGTGGCGAAGGAGCTCGGCTACCGGCCCAATTCGATCGCGCGCAGCATGACCACCGGCGAGACGCGCACGCTCGGCGTCGTGCTGGCCGACGTGGGCAATCCGTTCTTCGCCGGCGTCCTGCGCGGCATCAGCGACGCGGCCCGCAAAGCCGACTACGACGTGCTCGTGCTGAGCACGGACGAGGACCTGCAGCTGGAGGCGGCCGCCATCGAGGTGCTCGTCGACAAGCAGGTGGACGGCATCGCCCTGGCGCCCGCCGCCGGCCGCACCGCCCGACTTCCGCACCTCGACATCGTTCACAAGCGCGAGATCCCGTTGGTGCTGCTCGACCGCCTGGTGGACACCGTGGATGCGGATGCGGTCGTCATCAACAACCGCGAGGCGTCGCGGCAGGCCGTCATGGCGCTGATCGAGCGCGGGCACCGGCGCATCGCCTTCGTCTGGGGCCCGGTCACCAACGAGCCGGCGGCCGACGCGGACGATCTGCGCCGCATCCTCGACCACGCCCTGTGGAGCGACGGCGAGCGTCTGCTCGGGTACCTGGACGCGCTGGAGCTCGCGGGCATCCCGTTCGACACCTCGCTCGTGACGCACGTGCTCAAGAACGAGTCGCAGGCGACGCGCGCCGTGCTCGGGATGCTGTCGCTCTCGGATCCGCCGACCGCGATCTTCGCGACCGAGACGGATGCGCTGACCGGCTCGCTGCGCGCGATGCGGCAGCGCGGGCTGCGCTGCCCCGAGGACGTCTCGCTGATCGGCTTCGACGACAGCTCCTGGGCGAGCGTCATGACGCCGCCGATGTCCGTCGTGGCCCAGCCGATGCACCAGCTCGGCGAGCTGACCGCCGAATGCCTGCTCGCGCGCGTCGCCGGCAGCGACGCGCCCGTCGCCACGCACGTCCTCGAGGCCGACTTCGTCGAGCGCGACTCCGTCGCCGCCCCGCCGTCGCGCTAGCTCCCCCTTCGCCTCCCTTCCCGGCACGATTTGCGCCAAATCTCGGTTCCGAGGCCGGCACAACCGCGATTTGGCACAAATCGCGCGGACCGGGATGCGAACGGCGGCGTTTGGGCAATGTTGATACCGGTACCAAAATCACGTATAGTCATCGCAACCGGCCGCAGAAGCGGCCATGGACCGATCCAAAGACGGGTCAGCGGACACGACCGCGACACCCGCACGACGGGAGATGAGCGTGAAGAAGACCAGGACCATCACGGTAGCGGCGGCGGGTGTCATGGCCCTCGCGCTCACCGCGTGCTCGTCCGGCGGCGGGGCGTCCGCCGACATCACGGCGAAGCCGGACTTCTCCGGCAGCATCAGCATCCTCACCGCGGCAGCGGGCGACCCGCTCGGCTCGTACTTCGAGGGCCTGGTGAAGGACTACACGAAGCTCCACCCGGACGTGAAGATCACGCTCGCGCAGGAGACCGACGACAACGCGATCAAAGACAAGGAGAAGGTCCTGATCGGATCGCAGTCGCTGCCCGACATCTACTTCAGCTACGCCGGCAACTGGGGCGAGAACTTCGCCGCCAACGGCCTGGCCGTCGACCTCACCTCCGTCATCAAGCCGGGCACCACCTGGGGCGACACGTTCGGCGAGGGATCGCTGAACGCGTTCAAGTACGACGGCAAGTACTACGGCATCCCGCAGTATGTCGACGGCAAGTTCATGGGCTACAACAAGAAGATCTTCGCCGACCTCGGCATCGACGTCCCGAAGACCCTCGACGAGCTGATCTCGGACTGCTCGACCATCAAGGCCGCGGGCTACACCCCGATCGCCTTCGGCAACAAGGACGGCTGGCCCGGCCTGCACTACCTCGGCCAGCTGTTCGCCTACGATGTCCCGCAGAAGACGCTCGAGGCCGACCTGCTGCCGAAGACCGCGAAGTACACCGACGCGGGCTACCTGGAGGGCATGAAGCAGTTCCAGCAGCTGGTCACCGAGTGCACCGGCGACGCGGGGAACTCCAACGGCGTCACGTACACGACCGCTCAGCAGCAGCAGGCGACCGGCAAGGCCGCCATGTACTACCAGGAGCTCATCGAATTCGACTCGGTGAACACGAAGGACAGCCAGCTCAGCAAGGACGGCTTCGGCATCTTCCAGCTCCCGGCCGCCGACGGCGCGAAGGGCGACACCTCCACGCTGGAGGCCGCGCCCGAGGGCTACATGATCAACAAGAAGAGCAAGAACGCGGCCCTCGCGCTCGACTTCATGAAGTTCGTCATGAACGAGAAGAACGCGACCACGCTGTCCTCGCCGCCGTACGGCCAGCCGAGCGCCGTGAAGGATGTGGTGACCGACCAGATCGCGACACCTGCGGTCGCCGAGGGCACCAAGCTCGTCAACGACGCGAAGTCCACCGTGGTCTGGCTGGACATGGCGAACGTACCGACGGTCGGCGACGCGTGGGTCTCCGTCTCCGAGGGTCTCGTGTCCGGCAGTCTCACCCCCGAGGCCGCGTTGAAGGCCGTGCGACAGGCGTCCGAGAAGGCGAAATGACCACGACCCAGGCCCCTCAGGCTCCCGTGGGGCCGCGTCCGAACCTCGTCAGGGGTTCCGGGCGCGGCCGCACGGCCCCGACTCCGGGCGACACCGCACCCCGTGCGGCGCGCCGCGGTCCGGCGCGCTGGCGCGGCCTGGTCTGGCTGATCCCGGCGCTCGCCGTGCTGGCGATCTTCGTCTACTGGCCGCTGCTGCAGAACATCGTGTTCAGCTTCCTGAAGTGGAACATCTACAGCGGTGAGCAGACCTTCGTGGGCGGAGACAACTACGCACAGCTGGCGCAGGACCCGATCTTCTGGCGGGCCCTCGGCAACAACACCTGGTACGCCGCCCTCTCGATCGTGTTCCAGGTGTTCGGCGCCCTGGTGCTGGCCGCGATCGTGGAGAGTCTGCGCAACGATCGCTGGCGCAAGGCGTTCCGGGCGAT
This region of Leifsonia sp. fls2-241-R2A-40a genomic DNA includes:
- a CDS encoding iron-containing redox enzyme family protein translates to MTPRITSRGPVSEALRAALQNDPFSASDELARFSAETARALEAEPDLLTDEDLQLTLFLLYGLHYGDTVDADDEWEWNPDLLRTRRTIERAFERQLRDRIPLGDLPEPTADAVAAYLFDLTSEDAGPSLSRFLAKKATEEQAKEFVIHRSIYTRKEADPHSWAIPRLTGRPKAALVEVQSDEYGAGRPERIHAEIFGQTMRNLGLDDAYGAYIDQVPAITLASFTMMSMFGLNRSLRGAITGHLAAFEMTSSIPNRFYGNGFRRLGHGEDVTWYYDEHVEADAVHEQIAGRDLAGGLAEQHPELLPDIVFGAAACLYVDGLAGLHMLESFEAGRSSLREPAGVPA
- a CDS encoding CDGSH iron-sulfur domain-containing protein; this encodes MSAHEEQPVIVACPDGPLLVRGHIELTAPDGTPIEQHRRTVALCRCGVSAIKPFCDGSHKAIHFRTDI
- a CDS encoding DUF6328 family protein, with the protein product MSDGLDADPTDGRNETAEQRADRNWNELLQEFRVFQTGTQILAAFLLTLPFQQRFTQLPPFDVGVYLVLVFLSVIATLFALAPVALHRMLFRQRAKPELVGLASKILIVCLAAASLLFTGIVLFIVDFVLAPPAGFTAAACVFVLLLIIWVVLPLFIRHQRRRRGPVG
- a CDS encoding nitrate reductase, which encodes MDQPTTVSANDRSRIQDIWGARTPFAQGAFWPERPDLMLQEGLTEADVDSWVRSACVLCSNGCGCDIAVKDGRMVGIRGRTDDPINRGRLGPKGLYASWEGMRGRDRLTHPLVRRDGELVQATWDEAMDAIVRRSRALLDEIGPLSHGFYTSGQLFLEEYYALGVIGKAGIGTPHMDGNTRLCTATAATAMKETFGADGQPGCYEDIDECDAMFLWGHNLAATQTVAWSRVLDRLAGPNPPRLVVVDPRRTATAEKAEVHLAIRPGTNLALLLCLERELIENDWIDEDYVAAHTLGLDELKAQAGQWTPERAAEVCGVAAEDIRRAARIFAESPRVLSTVLQGFYQAPQATASACQVNNLHLLRGMLGRPGAGILQMNGQPTAQNNRECGADGDLPGFRNWENEEHVRQLAELWGVDPLVIPHWAPPTHAMQLFRYVEQGSIPFLWVSATNPAVSLPQLPRIREILAKPDLFLVVQDLYLTETAELADVVLPAAGWGEKTGTFTNATRTVHLSEKAVEAPGEARADLDIFLDYAKRMDFRRNDGTPLIAWRGPEDVYAAWQECSRGRPCDYTGISYDDLRRESGIHWPRREGETESVLRLYADADFPSHPDYCESYGHDLLTGAAVGKEAFTALRPDGRALLKSAPYNGPHELPDLDYPLQFTTGRSVYHFHTRTKTGRSPELEEAAPNVWVELAAQDAEQRGIGEGDLVEVVSRRGRLVAPARIGRPRSGTVFAPFHYGYWDAPPGAVDRRPTAANELTATEWDPVSKQPVFKSAAVEVRKLEPAGGDS
- a CDS encoding HPP family protein, with translation MKPSLLSRVTTRAGEAGAGVYTAVLSLILLAASGAIGLLLSSPWLFPSLGPTVMLIFGAPSEPSSRPVNAVVGHAVAIVAGVACLFLFGMNGKPSAPSAGLTLGYVLAGALSVALTAFVLHLLKLSHPPAGATTLIVSLGVIATPSGILSMAAALAFTIIVGWGINWALGERPPEAVR
- a CDS encoding NTP transferase domain-containing protein, yielding MTFIAAVIVVAGGRSTRFGADKLRHRIDGRTLLQRTVDAAAAVGDVVLVSAADEIPAGVSVAVSESPRWGGPCAAIAAGVDAAGVVDAAADALILPADLADPWSTVAALTGIDQGVLTDADGHPQWLSARAPLAALTARVAELRRGRATLAGLSARDLLGGIRGRHRVSGFVCADIDTPDDLPAFPAVPEKEPVHGTV
- a CDS encoding DUF6457 domain-containing protein, translated to MEPSELDAWAEEAAAVVGTRLEPGDVAAVLDLARDAAHGIARPAAPLTTFIAGIAVGRGQPLAEAVAALAAAIDKRSA